A window from Shewanella livingstonensis encodes these proteins:
- a CDS encoding rod shape-determining protein: MFKKLRGIFSNDLSIDLGTANTLIYVRDEGIVLNEPSVVAIRGERNSNGPKSVAAVGREAKQMLGRTPGNIQAIRPMKDGVIADFYVTEKMLQHFIKQVHNNSFFRPSPRVLVCVPVGATQVERRAIRESAMGAGAREVYLIEEPMAAAIGAGLPVSEATGSMMVDIGGGTTEVAIISLNGVVYSSSVRIGGDKFDDAIINYVRRNYGSLIGEATAERIKHTIGTAYPGDEVLEIEVRGRNLAEGVPRSFTLNSNEILEALQEPLSGIVSAVMVALEQSPPELASDISERGMVLTGGGALLRDLDRLLMQETGIPVMVADDPLTCVARGGGKALEMIDMHGGDLFSEEN; encoded by the coding sequence ATGTTCAAAAAGCTGCGCGGCATTTTTTCTAACGACCTATCGATCGATTTAGGTACGGCAAATACTCTTATTTATGTTCGCGATGAAGGCATCGTGTTGAACGAACCATCAGTGGTTGCCATTCGCGGCGAACGCAATAGCAACGGTCCAAAGTCAGTTGCTGCCGTCGGTAGAGAAGCAAAACAAATGCTAGGCCGAACGCCTGGTAATATTCAAGCTATTCGTCCAATGAAAGACGGTGTTATTGCCGATTTCTATGTAACCGAAAAAATGCTTCAGCACTTCATTAAGCAAGTGCACAACAACAGTTTCTTTCGTCCTAGTCCTCGCGTACTTGTATGTGTGCCAGTCGGTGCAACTCAAGTTGAACGTCGCGCTATTCGCGAATCAGCGATGGGTGCAGGTGCTCGTGAAGTTTACCTTATTGAAGAACCAATGGCCGCAGCGATTGGTGCTGGTTTACCGGTATCAGAAGCTACTGGCTCTATGATGGTCGATATTGGTGGCGGCACAACTGAAGTGGCGATTATTTCGTTAAACGGTGTGGTGTACTCTTCATCAGTTCGTATTGGTGGTGATAAGTTTGACGATGCAATTATCAATTATGTTCGCCGTAACTACGGTAGTTTAATTGGTGAAGCAACGGCTGAGCGTATTAAGCATACTATTGGTACCGCCTACCCTGGTGATGAAGTGCTTGAAATTGAAGTTCGTGGTCGTAACCTTGCAGAAGGTGTACCGAGAAGCTTCACTTTAAACAGCAACGAAATTTTAGAAGCATTACAAGAGCCGCTTTCTGGCATTGTGAGTGCGGTAATGGTTGCCCTTGAGCAGTCGCCACCAGAGCTCGCTTCAGATATTTCTGAAAGAGGTATGGTATTAACTGGCGGTGGCGCATTATTGCGTGATTTAGACCGTTTATTAATGCAAGAAACCGGTATCCCGGTGATGGTCGCTGACGATCCTCTGACTTGTGTTGCTCGTGGCGGCGGTAAAGCCCTTGAAATGATTGATATGCATGGTGGTGATTTGTTCTCTGAAGAGAACTAA
- the mreC gene encoding rod shape-determining protein MreC: MKPIFVRGVSSQFRLTLAIILSVALLMTNHRLDPIRQSLSSVLSPLQFLANVPGMMLDWSAEAFATRNMLELQNKELLRQQLVMSERLQRFEHVRQENERLRALLGSPVHMDSRKMVAEVMEVASDPFRQFVVLNHGSQTGIYVGQPVVDAKGVVGQVIEVSEFTSRVLMVSDVTHGIPVRVTRNDVRAIANGTGDIDQIELRHVAKSTDIIVGDLLVTSGLGNRFPEGYPVARVISVSRDDGQSYAVINAQPLAALDRIRYVLLIWPDETKPFTLPADVQGLIQEAANNAAAASATNASESIPNQAADNALPPQKPASQETTTPIISEVNQ; this comes from the coding sequence ATGAAACCAATTTTCGTTCGTGGTGTATCGAGTCAATTCAGATTGACACTGGCAATTATTTTGTCGGTGGCATTACTGATGACTAATCATCGCCTTGATCCTATTCGCCAGTCTTTATCTTCGGTGTTAAGCCCTCTTCAGTTTTTAGCCAATGTGCCAGGTATGATGCTTGACTGGTCTGCCGAAGCATTTGCAACCCGCAATATGCTTGAACTGCAAAACAAAGAACTGTTACGTCAACAACTGGTTATGTCAGAACGTTTACAGCGTTTTGAACATGTGCGCCAAGAAAATGAGCGTTTACGTGCATTACTTGGTTCTCCTGTGCACATGGATTCTCGTAAAATGGTAGCTGAAGTGATGGAAGTCGCCAGCGATCCTTTTCGACAGTTTGTAGTATTAAATCATGGCTCGCAAACCGGTATTTATGTCGGCCAGCCTGTGGTTGATGCTAAAGGGGTTGTTGGCCAGGTAATTGAAGTGAGCGAGTTTACCAGCCGGGTATTGATGGTGTCAGATGTTACTCATGGTATTCCGGTGCGAGTTACCCGTAATGATGTACGTGCCATTGCCAATGGCACCGGTGATATTGACCAAATTGAATTACGTCATGTTGCTAAGAGTACCGATATTATAGTGGGCGATTTATTGGTCACTTCAGGGTTGGGTAATCGTTTTCCAGAAGGGTATCCCGTCGCCCGAGTTATTAGCGTATCGCGTGATGATGGCCAGAGCTATGCAGTAATTAATGCCCAGCCTCTAGCTGCACTTGACCGTATCCGTTACGTGTTACTTATTTGGCCTGATGAAACGAAACCTTTTACGCTCCCAGCGGACGTACAAGGGTTGATACAAGAGGCTGCTAATAACGCTGCTGCGGCTTCTGCTACAAACGCTTCTGAATCAATACCAAATCAAGCAGCAGACAATGCATTGCCACCTCAAAAACCGGCTTCACAAGAGACTACTACGCCAATAATAAGCGAGGTAAACCAATGA